The Pseudomonas sp. TH06 genome has a window encoding:
- a CDS encoding OsmC family protein: protein MAIVKKASAHWAGDLKSGIGSISTETGVLREAPYGFKARFEGGKGTNPEELIGAAHAGCFSMAFSMILGDAGLKADSIDTNAEVTLDQVDGGFAITAVKLILQAKIPGATQAQFEELSKKAKEGCPVSKVLNAKISLEATLVS, encoded by the coding sequence ATGGCTATCGTGAAGAAAGCATCCGCACATTGGGCAGGTGATCTGAAAAGCGGCATCGGCTCGATTTCCACCGAGACCGGTGTCCTCAGAGAAGCGCCCTACGGCTTCAAGGCCCGTTTCGAAGGTGGCAAGGGCACCAACCCGGAAGAACTGATCGGCGCAGCGCATGCCGGTTGTTTCTCCATGGCGTTCTCGATGATTCTCGGCGATGCGGGTCTCAAGGCCGACAGCATCGACACCAATGCGGAGGTCACCCTCGACCAGGTCGACGGTGGGTTCGCGATCACAGCGGTGAAGCTGATTCTCCAGGCGAAAATCCCGGGGGCCACGCAGGCTCAATTTGAAGAACTGAGCAAAAAGGCCAAGGAAGGATGCCCGGTGTCCAAGGTGCTGAACGCCAAGATCAGCCTTGAGGCAACGCTGGTCAGCTGA